In Gigantopelta aegis isolate Gae_Host chromosome 14, Gae_host_genome, whole genome shotgun sequence, the following proteins share a genomic window:
- the LOC121388600 gene encoding heat shock transcription factor, Y-linked-like isoform X2: protein MTEVSLSPKITASVKFPATLWDMINKCKSSAISWGRFGTCVKINKGAFEKEYLTSGEKFSSFIRQLNMYGFRKLKNQIKYVGMPPEFCNDEVEYEHPLFVKCHPELLPYVRRKATKRNDKNRSARRNYQTETSPRVSEDNTVCTKLVSDMANRNEEDNRENKQSQVDNVEQEFLDQCFRRSISQVQNVSVLKSNKKG from the exons ATGACAGAAGTTTCACTTTCACCTAAAATAACAGCAAGTGTTAAATTCCCGGCAACATTATGGGACATGATAAACAAATGCAAATCGAGCGCGATTTCGTGGGGGCGTTTTGGAACTTGTGTAAAAATCAACAAAGGCGCATTTGAAAAAGAATATCTGACTTCGGGTGAAAAGTTTTCAAGTTTTATTCGCCAACTTAACATGTACGGTTTTCGCAAACTAAAGAATCAAATTAAATATGTCGGGATGCCACCAGAGTTTTGTAATGATGAGGTGGAATATGAACATCCACTTTTTGTCAAATGCCATCCAGAATTGCTCCCTTACGTAAGAAGAAAGGCGACGAAAAGAAACGACAAAAATAGATCGGCTAGAAGAAACTACCAAACAGAAACATCGCCAAGGGTGAGCGAGGATAATACCGTCTGTACAAAGCTTGTGAGTGACATGGCAAACAGAAACGAAGAAGATAATAGAGAAAATAAACAATCCCAGGTCGACAAT GTGGAGCAAGAATTTCTGGACCAGTGTTTCCGTCGTTCAATCTCTCAAGTCCAAAACGTATCTGTTCTCAAAAGTAACAAGAAAGGATGA
- the LOC121388600 gene encoding heat shock transcription factor, Y-linked-like isoform X1, whose product MTEVSLSPKITASVKFPATLWDMINKCKSSAISWGRFGTCVKINKGAFEKEYLTSGEKFSSFIRQLNMYGFRKLKNQIKYVGMPPEFCNDEVEYEHPLFVKCHPELLPYVRRKATKRNDKNRSARRNYQTETSPRVSEDNTVCTKLVSDMANRNEEDNRENKQSQVDNDSSTSQLSKTNINEIFQVVSQTLSEEVLAFGGGARISGPVFPSFNLSSPKRICSQK is encoded by the exons ATGACAGAAGTTTCACTTTCACCTAAAATAACAGCAAGTGTTAAATTCCCGGCAACATTATGGGACATGATAAACAAATGCAAATCGAGCGCGATTTCGTGGGGGCGTTTTGGAACTTGTGTAAAAATCAACAAAGGCGCATTTGAAAAAGAATATCTGACTTCGGGTGAAAAGTTTTCAAGTTTTATTCGCCAACTTAACATGTACGGTTTTCGCAAACTAAAGAATCAAATTAAATATGTCGGGATGCCACCAGAGTTTTGTAATGATGAGGTGGAATATGAACATCCACTTTTTGTCAAATGCCATCCAGAATTGCTCCCTTACGTAAGAAGAAAGGCGACGAAAAGAAACGACAAAAATAGATCGGCTAGAAGAAACTACCAAACAGAAACATCGCCAAGGGTGAGCGAGGATAATACCGTCTGTACAAAGCTTGTGAGTGACATGGCAAACAGAAACGAAGAAGATAATAGAGAAAATAAACAATCCCAGGTCGACAAT GATTCTTCTACTTCCCAGCTttccaaaacaaatataaacgaGATTTTCCAGGTAGTCAGCCAAACCTTGTCTGAAGAGGTTTTGGCATTTGGAG GTGGAGCAAGAATTTCTGGACCAGTGTTTCCGTCGTTCAATCTCTCAAGTCCAAAACGTATCTGTTCTCAAAAGTAA
- the LOC121389232 gene encoding uncharacterized protein LOC121389232: MNLSVITSDNGPQFQCAEFRNFALQFDFRHKTSSPLFPQANGEAESAVKIAKKLLRQQSLEIALLNYRTTPHSSTGVSPALALMGRQLKTKIPRLPEKLIPQPASDVDIWKVDQDAKARYKFNYDSRHDAKPLSPLKPGNQVLIKTDGDKTWDKQGTIVAADPNNRTYLVNSPTGVLRCNRKHLQQLPSPLKTVSSDHSSQSSSAFDSKDENSNNINLKDTALPGSPITHETRASSGYKAPQPIRFREEEVC, encoded by the coding sequence ATGAACCTCTCCGTCATAACCTCCGACAATGGGCCTCAGTTCCAGTGCGCAGAATTCAGAAATTTTGCGTTACAATTCGATTTTCGTCACAAGACGAGTAGTCCATTATTCCCACAAGCAAATGGAGAAGCTGAAAGCGCAGTGAAGATCGCAAAGAAACTGCTACGTCAGCAGTCTTTGGAGATTGCTTTACTGAACTACAGGACAACTCCACACTCAAGTACTGGGGTAAGTCCAGCGCTTGCTCTTATGGGGAGACAACTCAAGACTAAAATTCCTAGACTTCCAGAAAAACTGATTCCACAGCCTGCCAGTGATGTAGACATTTGGAAAGTAGACCAAGACGCAAAAGCTCGCTACAAGTTTAACTACGACAGCAGGCATGATGCCAAACCTCTGTCACCACTAAAACCAGGAAACCAAGTCTTGATCAAGACAGATGGAGACAAAACATGGGACAAACAGGGTACGATAGTCGCAGCAGACCCTAATAATCGTACTTACCTTGTAAACTCGCCTACAGGAGTTTTACGATGCAATCGCAAACATCTACAACAGTTGCCGTCTCCACTCAAGACTGTTAGTTCTGATCATTCGTCGCAGTCATCATCGGCATTCGATTCAAAGGATGAAAATTCAAACAACATAAATTTGAAAGATACAGCTTTACCAGGATCTCCTATTACACACGAGACTAGAGCTTCAAGTGGTTATAAAGCACCCCAACCAATTCGATTCAGGGAGGAAGAAGTGTGTTAA
- the LOC121388121 gene encoding protein unc-93 homolog A-like — MVFYVLAAIWGMGDAVIETQINALYGCLFTENTEAAFANYRLWESFGFMLTYAYNDFLCADVKLYICGGFLVVGMACYSVVEITERRRVVTRNSSVNAANQTSDAEQTTIC, encoded by the exons ATGGTGTTTTACGTCCTAGCAGCGATATGGGGGATGGGAGATGCTGTTATCGAAACACAGATTAACG CACTTTATGGATGTCTGTTTACGGAAAACACCGAAGCAGCTTTCGCCAACTATCGTCTTTGGGAGTCGTTTGGTTTTATGCTGACGTACGCCTACAATGACTTTCTCTGTGCAGACGTAAAACTCTACATCTGTGGTGGTTTTCTCGTCGTGGGAATGGCGTGTTACAGCGTCGTGGAGATCACGGAGAGACGACGGGTAGTCACTCGGAACTCTTCCGTCAATGCTGCTAATCAAACCTCGGACGCAGAACAGACGACAATATGTTAA